CGATTTGGAGAAGACATTCATGTCCCGAGTATGCCAAGTAACTGGTAAGCGTCCAGTAACGGGTAACAACCGTTCACACGCACGAAATGCTACTAAGCGTCGTTTTCTGCCGAACCTACAAACTCATCGTTTCTGGGTAGAGAGCGAAAAACGTTTTGTTAAACTACGTCTATCTGCTAAAGGCATGCGTATCATCGATAAGAAAGGTATTGATACCGTTCTTACTGATATCCGTGCACGTGGCGAAAACGTTTAAGAGGAATTGAACCATGGCTAAAGGCATTCGTGAGAAAATTCGTCTAGTATCTTCTGCAGGTACTGGTCACTTTTACACTACTGACAAAAACAAACGTAACATGCCAGGCAAATTCGAGATCAAAAAATTTGATCCAGTAGTTCGCCAACACGTTATTTACAAAGAAGCGAAAATCAAGTAATTGATTGCTTTTTTGCAGAGTGTAATAAAACCCAACCAATAGGTTGGGTTTTTTATTGCCTATCATCTAGCTTTGGTTATAGTTATTTCTTAGTTTCATAGAGTTAACTGACTGACCACCTAGAGAGGATAATATGCGAGTACCACCAGCCCGTCGTCGCCGTTGGAATAATATACTCATCATATTGGTTATCGTATTTATCGGTTTACTCAACCTACCGACAATAATCAAAACCTACCTTATTGAGCCTCAAAGTCACCAACAACCCCAATATCCCCATGTCTTGAATCCGGCAAAATCACTAAAAGAGATGAACTTCACTCACTATACATTAGTGAAAAAGTCACAACACTGGCATTCAGACAAGATCCTACCTATAACTGCAGATCAATTAGTGGAGCATTGGCTGGAACTTAGCGGCACTGTGATTGATGAAAAGACCTTTCATTCGATAGAAGATACCCTAGGTAACCCCGGTACCGTTGAAGTGTGGTACGACGATCAGGAAGAGCCTCAAAGGATCACATACTACCAAGGCCAAAAGTTTTGGGTATTCAAAACATGGCAAAACCGGTGGGTGGCTATTTCGGTCGATAAAAACTACATCATTCCTACTCTGACCAAATCGGTATCGTTCTGAGTAGTGAAGCGGTAGACTAATCGAAAAAATAAGTACAAAAGGGAAGTATTATGCCTGAATTACCTGAGGTAGAGGTTAGTCGACTTGGTATTTCACCCCATCTAGTGGGCGAAAAAGTGAAACGAATCGAAGTTCGGGCGCCGAAATTGCGTTGGGAAATCCCTTATGATCTGAAAAAATTAGAAGGGCAAGTGATTCGTGATATTCGCCGCAGAGCAAAGTATTTATTGCTGGAAACGGACGTTGGCACTGCAATAGTGCATTTGGGGATGTCTGGCTCGTTGAGAGTACTTGATGCACCGATTGAAGCCGGTAAGCATGATCATGTCGATCTGTTTATGTGTAATGGTAAAGTTTTACGTTATAACGATCCTCGTCGATTTGGTGCTTGGCTCTGGTGTGAAAAAGGGGCCAGTCATCAAGTGTTAGCTAACTTAGGTCCTGAGCCGCTTAGCGAAGGTTTCACTGCTAAATATATGCATGAGCGAGCGCAAGGAAAACGCGTCGCGATTAAACAATTTATTATGGATAACAAACATGTCGTTGGCGTAGGCAATATCTATGCAAACGAATCTTTGTTTACATCGGGCATCTTACCGACTCGAATGGCGGGGTCTATCACTGCTAAAGAGTGGCAAATGTTGGTGAGCGAAATAAAGTCCGTTTTGGCCTATTCGATTCAACAAGGCGGTACGACGTTAAAAGATTTTGCTCAAGCAGACGGTAAACCAGGCTATTTTGCTCAAGAATTGCGAGTCTACGGTAAAGGTGGAGAGCCTTGTCCTGTGTGTGGAGCGTTGATACAAGAGCAAAAAATTGGGCAGAGAAATACGTTTTTTTGTAGAATTTGCCAACACTAAATATTGTTATAACAGATGAATAAATAAACTTAGATTGAGTAAAGAGAATGAAATATCTTGTTACGGGAGCCGCTGGCTTTATCGGTTCCTCAGTTGTTGAGCGTCTTTGTGCCTTGGGCCATCAAGTTATCGGTATTGATAATTTAAATGATTATTACCCCGTATCGCTTAAACTGGATCGTTTAAAACGTATTGAGCATCGATTGTTTCGTTTTATTGAATTAGATTTAGCTGATCGAGAGGGAATGGCAAATCTATTTAGTGAACAAAAATTTAATCGAGTCATCCATCTTGCAGCCCAAGCAGGCGTTCGTTACTCAATTGAAAACCCGATGGCGTATGCGGATAGTAATTTAATCGGTCATCTAGCGGTATTAGAGGGATGTCGACATAATAAGGTTGAACATCTCATCTATGCTTCATCAAGTTCTGTGTATGGGCTAAACCGCAAGATGCCATTTGATACCTCAGATTCAGTCGATCACCCGGTCTCTCTTTATGCGGCAACTAAAAAATCGAACGAGATGATGGCTCATAGTTATTCTCATCTTTATAATGTTCCAACGACTGGATTACGCTTTTTTACCGTGTATGGTCCTTGGGGCCGACCAGATATGGCATTATTTAAATTTACCAATGCCATTATGAAAGGTGACAGCATCGATGTGTATAACAATGGTGATATGCAGCGAGATTTCACCTATATAGATGATATCGTCGAAGGTATTTTGCGTATTCAAGACGTTGTGCCGACTCGAGATGCACATTGGACCGTAGAAGATGGCACCTCAGCAACCAGCTCAGCCCCTTACCGTATTTATAATATTGGTCATGGTAGCCCTGTAAAACTGATGGACTATATTGAGGCTTTAGAAGAAGCACTTGGCGTTGAAGCAAAGAAAAACTTTATGCCAATGCAACCAGGGGATGTGTATGCGACGTATGCGGATACAAAAGAACTCTTCGCAGTAACTGGTTATAAGCCTAAAGTTGGTGTTAAAGAAGGTGTTAAAGAATTTGTTGCTTGGTATAAGCAATATTATCAATAACATAGACTTCATAATTTGAATGATTTTATTTGTTCTTCGATATTGTATTAGATTGTCAAATTATATTAAAATTCCTGACATAAAAATGTAAATTTATGTCAGGTGGTTTGTGTTAGTTAATAATGAAAAAAGTATAAGAAAAATACTTAATCAGTCAGAAAATATTATTGTATACAGTGATCGAACGTATACAAACTCATGGAGAAAAACTTCAATTATCGATAATAAATATGTATTAAAAGAATTTGATTATAAAAATAAGAGAAAGAATAAAGTGTGGGATGTTGAGTACAATATTATTCAGCATTTGAAGAAAACATCAATCTTATGTCCTGATAATATCGCTATTGTCACTAATGAATCCAACAAAAGGATCAAGGCTAAGTACCTGAAAAGCATATTACAAGGTTCTGTGAGCTCAACTTACACAATAAATATTATAAAACCTATCTCACAAGCTATTCATGAGCTTCATCAACATGATGTATTAGTAATAGATGCTAAATGTGATAATTTTGTCAAAGTAAAAAACAATTATTATGCATTCGATTTCGGTATGGCGAAGATTGCTCGATATAATTCACTTTATTTTAAGATAATGAGAGGATGGGAATTTTTTAGAATACGTAAAGAGATGGGTAATCAAGAACTTTTCTCTCAGTTTCTTCATTCTTATATGAAAGTCTCTAATAGCTCTTTTTATAGTATTATTCCTTTTATTAAAATTTACGATATTAAGGAAAGGTTCAAGCAGACAAGACGTCAATATAAGCAATCCATAAGGGGATTAGTTAGACGTTAGTAGTCGGTGAGGATAAGTATTTTTGTAGTTTTGACGTGAATTGTCACTAATATCACTATTTTAACATTCTCTAATATTTCCCAATTGGCAGGTGTCATTTTTCTGTAGTATTCTTGAAATATATCATGACACCTTAGTCGTGTTAGCAGTAAGAATCTTTGTATGTAGTTCTTACCCACGATGATTGAGTTGAATATATGTCTGGCCGTTTGGATAGACGAGTGTTTGAAAGTGAGTAGACTATGCGGGAAATCTGTCACAAAAAGGTCAACCTCGATACCAGCTTACTGCTTGGGGCTGGTAACGAACGACTATGTTTTATTCATCCTGATAATGAGCTCTTGTGTATTAAGGTAACGAAACCTGGTGTTTTTCATCGCTCGCAGAATGTGATTGAGCAACAGTATTTCAATTACCTGAAAGAGCAAAATGTTCCTTTCACATACTTACCGGAATATCATGGTGTGGTTGAAACCAACTACGGCACGGGGTTAGTTTTTGACCGTGTTGTTGATTGTGATATCCGACCTGCGCAAAGGCTTGATAAGATGCTCGCTGAAAAACAAATTAGCAGTGCTCAAGCTAGCCATGTCATTGCTGAGTTACAACACTATTTGCTGAAATACGGCATTATGGTGGGAGATATCAATCCGGACCAAATTTTAGTCAAAACAGAAAACAAGAGTCTAAAACCCTACATAATCGATGGAGTGGGGCCTCGGCGCTTGGGGATGAAATCTTTTATTTATACTAGGGTTGGCTTTATGGCTCGGTATAAATTAAGAAAAAACTGGCCAAATTTGATTCATCGATTAGGGCTTAAGCACGCTTAAACTATCTGCCTTAAGCCCGGGGCTATTTAAGCATTCTGCGCAAACAGAATATGTTTAAATGCACGATCGATTCTTTCTGCCGTTTGCCGGTAGGTGTAAGAAGGGAAAAGTTTGCCTACTTTGATAAAATTGGCAAACCCAATCCCATCAATCAAAATCAACTCATATCCACCAGATCTATTCTCTCGAATACAGATATTTTGCAAGCGCATATCGGTTACGGAAACGGGGATAGATAAAAGTTTGTCCCGAAATGCCCAAGCCGCTTCTTTGAGTTTATTTAGATCAACACTGTTTTCTTTATTGAGTGTCGCGAGTAAGGTGTCAGCAATTTCACCATTTTTATCAAGAACCAATTCGCATTCTAATCCGGGGCCTTTAGATGTCTCTACCCAAGAAAGAGGAAGTGCTACGGGTAATTCTTTTCCTATCAAATACTTTTTAGCGTAACGGTATTCCCTGATGCTTTCATCTACACGACGTTTTTTGTTATAGCGAATCTTTATGCAGCGATCGGGTTTTTCTGGGTGCTGAAAACATTGCCTCTCAGATCCCTGACCGATTAACTTCGCCTTGGATAAATCAATCACGACTTCACCTTTTGAGCGATAGCCTTAGCGACCGCTGGTGGAACAAACTCTGAGATTTCCCCACCATGAATCGCGACTTCACGCACGATAGAAGAAGAAAGGAACATATACTCTTCTGTTGGGGTGAGAAAAATACTTTCTAACTTAGGGGCGAAGCGGCGATACATATTGGTAAGGCCAAATTCGTATTCAAAATCAATAGTCGTTCTTAACCCTCGAATTAAGATATCGACTTTTTCTTGTTTGACGAAGTCAATTAATAAGCCAGAAAACCCCTGAACGCTAACGTTACTTAGGTGTTGTGTGGCTTGGCCTGCTAATGCAACACGTTCGTCCAAGGTAAACATCGTATTTTTCGACGGACTGGCAGCGATACCCACTACAACGTGGTCAAACATAGCCGCAGAGCGCTGAATTATATCAAGATGCCCATTTGTTAATGGATCGAACGTCCCTGGATAAATTACTTTTTTAATCATGACGTTATTTAATATTTTTATATATGTTGTAATAAAGTTGAGCGGTATGCTCAATTTTAAATTCTTGTAATTTATGTCGAGCGCCAGCGATTAATGAGGTGCGTAATTTAGGATCCTCTTTTATCGCTACAATGGCTTTTGCTAGCTCGTTACTGTTTCCGGGTTCAATGAGTAGTCCTGAAACATGATCTTCTATGATGTCAGGAATACCGCCAGCACGTGTTGCTGCCACTGCCAGTCCGCTATTTAACCCTTCTAAAATAACTGAGCCAAGCCCTTCAGAGTATGATGGATGCACTTGCATATCTGCGGCTGCAAACCACGTCCCCATGTTACTCTGTTTTCCCATAAATGATAAGTTGCTAATGGACGCTGCTTGCTCTTCTAAAACCGAGCGTTCCTTGCCATCGCCAAGTAGAGCAAAATGAATGTCTGGATGAGAATTCTCGAGTTGTTTTGCTGCATTAATCGTAACGTCGAATCCTTTATGCTTAAGCATATTAGCCGCTTGTATGACTAAAAACTTATGCTCGAAACGTTTACGGATAGCTTTAACATCTTGTTCGATAACAGGATAGGTGACAGGGGAGCTCGGTATTTTATAAATTGAAGCGTTAGGATAAGCCGCCTTGATGCGGCTTACGATTTCGTCACTTAGTCCAACTAGGGCAGATGCGCCTGAATAGGCTTGAGTAGCAAGCCATTTTTTCTTTAAAGGGTTATCGATGCGGCGAGTGACAATATAGGGAATACCAAATAGTTTAGATTGAATCCAAGCCCAGTAGATTGCTCTTCCTTCGTGGACATGGATTAGTTGGCATCCTTCAGTGGCCGATTTTGCATGGCCTAGTAAATAATGAGTAACCAAAACCAGTTTGCAATTAAGCTTTTTAATCGCGTCAGAAAATGGGCTTTTTGGGTTGGCAACCACAGTGAGCTCATAACCTAGCTCAATTTGCTGTTTAATTAACTGCAGGGTTTGGTTTTCCCCACCATGATACCCAGAAGCAAGATTGATGTGGCAAATCTTCATGGTCATTACCAAACTTTATTAAAGTCTTCTTGCTCGAGGACTTTAGGATCACGTTGATACTCTAATAACTTGGCATATTTTAAGTAGCTATTAATAGAAGCACTGAGTGCGACTGTCATTCCGTCTACGCCACCAAGAAAGCCTTTTTGCATAATATATTTACGAACGAATGCACTTAGGCCATGCGTAAAAGGAGATAGTGAATTAGCGCGTTTCCCCTTTTGATACATAATCTTAGCTGCACGGCCACTGAAATTACGTCCAGGCTTAGCAAACAGCTGACCAATATTTTCAAAAGAGTAGTGAATAAGGTCGCAATTCAAATGTTGAGGAGCATTTGCTTGAACGGAAGCGTGCTGTTTAACTTCAGAGAACTTGGTTTTTTGACGGTTATATAAACGAATACAGTAGTCTGGGTACCAGCCACATTGTTTAATCCAGCGACTGCCTATGTAATTGCGACGACGGAATGCAAACGCATCATGATGGGTATCGGTTAAGTTCAACTGTTTAATTTGCTCTATGGCTTCATCAGTCAAACGCTCATCGGCATCAATGCTGAGAATCCAATCATTACTGGCATGAGGCAAGCCTACATTTTTTTGGAAACCATCCCCTAAATACGCTTGTTCAACGACAATCGCTCCCATTTCTTTGGCGATAGTTTGAGTATCATCGGTACTGAGTGAATCGACTATGATAACCTCGGAGCACACAGTCTGCAGTGATTGAATGCATTCTCGAATATTTTTGGATTCGTTTAATGTAATGACAATACCTGTAATCATTCTTTTTCTCTCTCAAGGCCTAAGTGTGATTTTAGGCTGATGGATGTTCAATATTTTCGTCGTCGCAGTGATAACAAATGGCAAACTACAGCGTAGCGTTGAAGACGACATAATGACTAATATTTGTCTCATAATGCGATGAAAGTGAGCAATATTAGCGATTTTAGCGCCATAAGTCTCCAATAACCTTATTAAACATGGTGATCACTTGTTGCGGCTTAATACGTTGCATTGCTGTTTCGTCTTTAACTCGGGTACGCCAATCAAGTTGCTCTAATGGCTTATGATGTTCTTCTGCTATTGCCTCTTCATAAGCAGAAACAACGTAATCGCGGTAATTATACGGACCAGTACGTTCAGGGTTGTGATGGGCATACAAACCGATCACGGCCGTTCCCATCGCGTTAGCCATATGGGCTGGCCCTGTATCGGGTGCGATAACTAAATCAGCATTATCCAATAAGGCGAGCATTTGCTTAATAGAGCTTTGGCCGACAACATTAGTGACTGGAGATGAAAGCTTGGCTATCACTTCGGCACAAAGTTGTGTTTCTACTGGGGAGGGGCTTCCGGCTAAAATGACATGAAAACCTTTACGCTGAGCATGCTCTATCACCCGAGCATAACCCTGTGCTGTCCAGTTTTTGTAGGCTTTACTGGCTCCAGGAACAATGACCACATTTTTTTTCTGCTGATCAATGACTTGGTTAGCCCAGTTGGCATCTTCTCTTTGATAAGGGATTGACCATTTAGGTGTCATGTCCTTCACCCCTAAGCACGTACCAAAAGCCAATAAGCCGTCGAGGACATGAGGAGTGACAGGGGAGGGAACCTTCACATTGGTAAACCAAGTTTGAAAATCCTGACTACGAGTGGCATCAAATCCCAATTTATATTTAGCTTTGATCCCTAATGTGGCAATACTGGCACGCAGTGCATATTGCATATGAAGTAAGGCATCAAATTCTCGACCTTTAAGTGATGCCCATAAGGTTTTGTATCCTTTCCATCCCTGTTTTTTATCAAAAACGATGACTTCAATACCAGGTAAATCACTAATTAAATGCGCTTCAAGTTTACCTGTGATCCAAGTGATTTTCGTTTTCGGCCATGTACGTTGAATGGCTTGAATAGCGGCAACGGTATTACAAACATCACCGATGGCAGAAAGCCGCAACACACACAGCGATTGCGGAGCAGAGGTAAACAAAGTCATTAGGTACTCACTTCGAACTTTTGTCGTTGGAATTATCCTCAAGGGAGCGGATTATTTTACCGCGTATTCCATATGAATTCAGAGTTAGGATAACCGGAAGGATTATACCTGTCATTGTTTCCTCAAATTGTCACCATAGTGTTGCGTTTTGTGATATTCAAGGAATAGAAGTTGAATTCTATTGTGACTGAGTCTGAGCGTCTACTCTCAAAAGGAGAAATGTATCGAATAACGTACGAACGATGCCATTAACCCAGGTGTTGCCTTGAGGTTTTTTCATTTTATATTAATGATTTTATTGTTGATTTTGTGAAACCTCACTTGGGCCACCCTTATAAGTTTACTTCAGCAATACATTTTATAAACTGTGTTAGAATACGTCGGTTATCAGACACCTATGCTTATGATAAATCAGCAAAGTAGTGAGGAAATCGCGTGAATCAAGTACTGCAACAAGGGAATCAAACCATTTGGTATGACGATCAATTATTATCGGATGGACCTGCGCGTTGTTTTGATCCTGAATACTGGCAGCAACAAGGTAAGGTTACCGGTTCTGCTCAAGGTCGCGGTACAACTTGGTTTGTTCAATTGCCTGATCTTGAAGCTGCATTGAGACATTATCGTCGCGGGGGCTTATTTGGTAAGTTTGTAAAAGACCAGTATTGGTTCTCTAGCTGGGAAAAAACTCGTAGCTATCAAGAGTTTGAACTTCTTCAATGTTTACAAAATGCAAATGTTAATGTTCCTCGTCCTATCGCTGCAAGAGCCGTAAAATGTGGTTTTTTATATCGTGCTGATTTATTGAGCGAAAAAGTGCCCAATGCTCAAGATTTAGTGGACATTTTACAGAATAGGGTTCTTAATAAAGAAATCTATCAAGAGATAGGTAAAATGATTCGGCGTATGCATAATGCAGGCGTGAATCATACTGATCTTAATATTCACAATATCTTAATCGACCAATATCAGAAGGTTTGGATTATTGATTTTGATAAATGTGGGTTTGCTCCTCAATCCGATCAATGGCAACAAAAAAACCTCGAACGTCTACAACGCTCCTTTCTCAAAGAGCAGCCGCATTTTTTTGAACCATGGTCTCTTGAGTGCTGGTCATGGCTGATGGATGGCTATGACTCATCTTTTCAATAGGACTGTCAGTTTTAATTGATAAGCCACTATAAATCATGGTTTTTCATATCCTTACTTTATTACAGTAAAGAGTGAAACTATGGTTAATGGATTATAGGTTTATCATTCAGTTGCGACCACTTACCGTTTCTTTAATACATTTCAAGTGGGAGTACTGCAAAAAAGGTTTCCTGCTATGAAAGATTTCAAAGGCAAGCTAAAAACGCTTGGGCTTTTTGCATTGATTAATGCACTGATTGCGATAGTGATTGCAACCAGATATTTTCAATATTTACCTATCATTCCCACAGATTCTCTTGGTTTCACCTTCTTGGTGACATCCGTATTAAGCCAAATGTCTTTGCTTGCAGGAATCCTTGCCCTTATCGGTATACCATTTCTGATATTACCTTCTCGATGGGTTCGCTGGGTGTTAGCACTGATTGCTACTCTTGCTTTGTCACTCTTGATTATTGATACCTTCGTATTTGCTCAATATCGTTTCCACATTAACTCTGTCGTGTTGCAGTTAATTATGTCGGGACAAGTGGTGTCTTTTGCGGTTGTCACTTGGGCAAAAGTTGTTGGCTGTGCCGTCGCTATTTTAGTCATCGAACGATGGCTGGTCAGTTTTGCTGAAAATAGAATGCAGCAACTGCGCTTTCGTTATGGAAAAGCATTTTGCTGGTTTATTTTTGTCTGCTTACTCACTTCAAATGCTATTCATACTTGGGGATCGGCAAATGGCCGTCAATCAGTACTGATGACCGATCGCTATCTGCCACTTTTTTATCCTTTAACCGCCAATTCACTCATGAAGAAAATGGGCTGGATTAATCCTGAAGTCGTCGCTGAAGCTAAATCTTTAAAAGAGAAAAAGCGCAGTGATCTTAATTATCCACTATCTCCATTAGAGACTGAACGGGTTAATAAACCACTCAATGTTCTATTTTTGGTCATTGATTCATGGCGTTATGACAGTTTTACCCAAGATGTGGCCCCTAATCTATGGAAGTATGCGCAGCAGGGAAGGATTTATGACAACCATATCTCTACAGGTAATGCGACGAGAGCGGGTATTTTCGGTCTGTTTTATGGCATTCCATCGACTTATTGGCAGGCTTTTTTAGCCAGTCAGCGTTCACCTGTTTTAATCGATAGACTGCAGCAGTTAGGGTATGACGTGGAAGCATTTACGTCTGCAAAATTGGATGGTATTCCGTTTGATAGAACGATATTCCGCCATGTTCCACATTTACGTTTAAATTCGGATGGTAATTCTCCTTCTGAGCGTGATCAGGATGTGAATCATGACTGGATGCAATGGTTTGAGCATCGCGATAAATCCAAACCTAGTTTTTCGTTTATTTTTTACGATTCGCCACATGGGTATGACTTCCCAGACAATTACCCCCATAAATTTCAGCCATACCTAAAAGATGTTGATTATTTAAAGCTGAACAATGATTTTGACGTTACGCCATTTATGAATCGCTATAAGACCGCCGTGCATTTTACGGACAGTTTAGCTGGTAAGGTGTTGGATAAATTGAAGGCGAGTGGTGAGTTAGATAACACCGTGGTCTTCATTACTGGCGATCATGGGCAAGAGCTAAATGATAATAAACTGAATTATTGGGGACATAATAGTAACTTTACTCCGTATCAGACTCATGTGCCGTTTGTCGTATTAGCGCCTGGGCTAAAACATAGTCTGGAGACTAAAGTGACGAGCCATGAGGATGTGGCTCCTACGTTATTGCATCACTATTTAGGCGTTACTAACCCTATTGCAGATTACTCGACGGGGATTGATATGCTGGATCCTATCCAAGCTCGTCCATGGGTTATTTCGGCAAAATATACTGGGTATGCCGTGATTACGGATAAAACGATTCTGGAAGTGAACTCCGCAACAGGAATGTATGAGTTATTAGATAAAACCAATCGCCCTATTGAAGATAAACAACCCAACTTCCAGTACTTAAAAGGGGCGTTGGAGCAAATCAGTCGATTTATTAAATAAAATCAGGCACGAGATCGCTGGGATAACCCCTGTACAAACCGGGGACATACTTTACAAAATGATCTGGAGACTTCGTTTACATAAGTCAAAACTCAAGTTATTCATCAAATATTCGTGATTTCTCCTCTAATTTCGACCAAAATAACCCCAATCGTTATTTCCGTGAGTTTAGGCAATGCTTAACTCCCAACCAGGTTGATACCCACTGATATGTTTCGAGCGCTGTACACTTTACTCATCACGTTAGTCTCGCCATTTTTCCTTTATTCATTACTCAAAAAGCATGCGGATAAACCTCATATTGGGAAACGCTGGAAAGAGTACTTTGGTTTTTGTGCACCAGTAACGCATAAACAAGCCGATGAAATTATTTGGCTGCATACCGTGTCTGTCGGTGAAGTGTTAGGTGCGAGTGATTTTGTCCGAACATTAAAAAAACGTTATCCAAATAAAACGGTAGTCTTGACGACAACCACCACGACCGGTGCTCAACAAGCTGAAAAGCTAGGAGATTTGGTCGAACACCGCTTTATGCCATTAGACTTTCCTTGGGCGATAAAGCGCTTTATTCGCACTATTACCCCTAGCCAATTGCTCATTATGGAAACAGAATTGTGGCCAAATACGTTGGCAGTTACCCATCAGCAAGGGATTCCTATTTCCATTATTAACGCCCGGCTTTCGGAGCGAAGTGCTCAGAGGTATCAAAAATTAGCGTCACTTGGCCGCTTTTTAGCGCGTCATATTCATCATATTTACTGTTTGCATCAAGATGATGCACAACGTTTTGCTCAACTGGGTTTTTCCCATGATCAATTATCGGTAACGGGGTCGTTAAAGTTTGATATATCGATATCTCCAGAGGACAAGGCCGCGGGGTCGTCTTTGCGAAATACAATCGGGCAACAGCGCCAAGTATGGATAGCTGCGAGTACCCACCAAGGAGAAGATGAAATCGTATTGAATGCTCATCAATATCTTCTTGAGAAATATCCTGATGCACTGTTAGTGTTGGTTCCTCGCCACCCGGAGCGTTTTCAATCGGTATTTGAGTTAGTTAAGCAAATGAAGCTTCGTGCCGTAAGAAGAACGCAAGCAACAGAAATTGGTCATGATATACAGGTCTACTTAGCAGACACCATGGGTGAAATGAAGCAATTACTTGCGGCTTGTGATATCTGTTTTATGGGGGGAAGCCTAATTGGAGATAAAGTAGGTGGGCACAATTTACTTGAACCCGCAGCGCTAGGGTTACCAACCATAACAGGACCTAGTTATTTTAATTTTACCGATATTACGAATCAGTTATTAGCAGCCCAAGCAACTGTTGTATGCGATTCATCAGACGCGATTAGCCAACAGTTGATAACACTGTTTAATGAACCAGAAAAAATCGCTGAGCAAGGTGCCCAAGCGCAGCAGGTGGTAAACCGTAACCGAGGCTCAATTAACAATACTTTAGCCGGATTATTTCCCCATGAAGAATCTTGATTACCAACATCCTTTAACACCAGACTGGCGACTGCCGACCCAGATTAATAAAAATGGGATGTTATCGTTTGATACGAGTGAACTATCGAAACTAACGAATGTTACCGTGCTACTTGAGTTTCATTACACTGCGAGTAGTAAAAAGAAAATGGGACATATCGAAATGTCTCACCCTGATATGAGCCCGGAAGGTCGCGAATATCAGCAATACTACGAAGCAGGGCAGAAGGGACGTCGTTATTTAAATTTATCGCAGTTTTCCGATCTGGCATCAGTCGAGCTAAAGGCTATAGATTGCCAAGTGGATAGTGATGCCCATTTGTTGTTTTTTACCAATCCGC
This DNA window, taken from Vibrio nitrifigilis, encodes the following:
- the waaA gene encoding lipid IV(A) 3-deoxy-D-manno-octulosonic acid transferase is translated as MFRALYTLLITLVSPFFLYSLLKKHADKPHIGKRWKEYFGFCAPVTHKQADEIIWLHTVSVGEVLGASDFVRTLKKRYPNKTVVLTTTTTTGAQQAEKLGDLVEHRFMPLDFPWAIKRFIRTITPSQLLIMETELWPNTLAVTHQQGIPISIINARLSERSAQRYQKLASLGRFLARHIHHIYCLHQDDAQRFAQLGFSHDQLSVTGSLKFDISISPEDKAAGSSLRNTIGQQRQVWIAASTHQGEDEIVLNAHQYLLEKYPDALLVLVPRHPERFQSVFELVKQMKLRAVRRTQATEIGHDIQVYLADTMGEMKQLLAACDICFMGGSLIGDKVGGHNLLEPAALGLPTITGPSYFNFTDITNQLLAAQATVVCDSSDAISQQLITLFNEPEKIAEQGAQAQQVVNRNRGSINNTLAGLFPHEES
- a CDS encoding glycosyltransferase family 9 protein; amino-acid sequence: MTLFTSAPQSLCVLRLSAIGDVCNTVAAIQAIQRTWPKTKITWITGKLEAHLISDLPGIEVIVFDKKQGWKGYKTLWASLKGREFDALLHMQYALRASIATLGIKAKYKLGFDATRSQDFQTWFTNVKVPSPVTPHVLDGLLAFGTCLGVKDMTPKWSIPYQREDANWANQVIDQQKKNVVIVPGASKAYKNWTAQGYARVIEHAQRKGFHVILAGSPSPVETQLCAEVIAKLSSPVTNVVGQSSIKQMLALLDNADLVIAPDTGPAHMANAMGTAVIGLYAHHNPERTGPYNYRDYVVSAYEEAIAEEHHKPLEQLDWRTRVKDETAMQRIKPQQVITMFNKVIGDLWR
- a CDS encoding glycosyltransferase family 2 protein; amino-acid sequence: MITGIVITLNESKNIRECIQSLQTVCSEVIIVDSLSTDDTQTIAKEMGAIVVEQAYLGDGFQKNVGLPHASNDWILSIDADERLTDEAIEQIKQLNLTDTHHDAFAFRRRNYIGSRWIKQCGWYPDYCIRLYNRQKTKFSEVKQHASVQANAPQHLNCDLIHYSFENIGQLFAKPGRNFSGRAAKIMYQKGKRANSLSPFTHGLSAFVRKYIMQKGFLGGVDGMTVALSASINSYLKYAKLLEYQRDPKVLEQEDFNKVW
- a CDS encoding DUF3413 domain-containing protein, with translation MKDFKGKLKTLGLFALINALIAIVIATRYFQYLPIIPTDSLGFTFLVTSVLSQMSLLAGILALIGIPFLILPSRWVRWVLALIATLALSLLIIDTFVFAQYRFHINSVVLQLIMSGQVVSFAVVTWAKVVGCAVAILVIERWLVSFAENRMQQLRFRYGKAFCWFIFVCLLTSNAIHTWGSANGRQSVLMTDRYLPLFYPLTANSLMKKMGWINPEVVAEAKSLKEKKRSDLNYPLSPLETERVNKPLNVLFLVIDSWRYDSFTQDVAPNLWKYAQQGRIYDNHISTGNATRAGIFGLFYGIPSTYWQAFLASQRSPVLIDRLQQLGYDVEAFTSAKLDGIPFDRTIFRHVPHLRLNSDGNSPSERDQDVNHDWMQWFEHRDKSKPSFSFIFYDSPHGYDFPDNYPHKFQPYLKDVDYLKLNNDFDVTPFMNRYKTAVHFTDSLAGKVLDKLKASGELDNTVVFITGDHGQELNDNKLNYWGHNSNFTPYQTHVPFVVLAPGLKHSLETKVTSHEDVAPTLLHHYLGVTNPIADYSTGIDMLDPIQARPWVISAKYTGYAVITDKTILEVNSATGMYELLDKTNRPIEDKQPNFQYLKGALEQISRFIK
- a CDS encoding 3-deoxy-D-manno-octulosonic acid kinase: MNQVLQQGNQTIWYDDQLLSDGPARCFDPEYWQQQGKVTGSAQGRGTTWFVQLPDLEAALRHYRRGGLFGKFVKDQYWFSSWEKTRSYQEFELLQCLQNANVNVPRPIAARAVKCGFLYRADLLSEKVPNAQDLVDILQNRVLNKEIYQEIGKMIRRMHNAGVNHTDLNIHNILIDQYQKVWIIDFDKCGFAPQSDQWQQKNLERLQRSFLKEQPHFFEPWSLECWSWLMDGYDSSFQ